In a single window of the Natronosalvus caseinilyticus genome:
- a CDS encoding LSM domain-containing protein, giving the protein MSGRPLDVLEASLGDRVSVRLKSGEEYVGDLAGYDQHMNLVLEDVSVSQETDPTDEPSVQDTTIIRGDNVVSITP; this is encoded by the coding sequence ATGAGTGGACGACCGCTAGACGTCCTCGAAGCGTCACTCGGCGACCGGGTCAGCGTTCGGCTCAAGAGCGGCGAGGAGTACGTCGGCGATCTCGCCGGCTACGACCAGCACATGAATCTCGTCCTCGAGGACGTCTCAGTCTCCCAGGAAACGGACCCGACCGACGAGCCGTCGGTCCAAGACACAACCATTATACGCGGCGATAACGTCGTTTCGATCACTCCATGA